One Brevibacterium spongiae DNA segment encodes these proteins:
- a CDS encoding TetR/AcrR family transcriptional regulator: MSTERVKGGEVMGTTDESAAQTGSTGLPKAPTRAEAKAARREQLLAVAKTLYARHGFHGVRLDDLGKGAGISAPAVYRHFSSKEAVLEELLVGISEYLQSGGERIVAEAAAPDSAEAAETLRRLIDFHVGFAMSEPELIRIQDRDLAALPEESRRTVRRLQRAYVSRWAEVVRAAHPGWTLETSTVRVHAVFGMMNSTPHQARRSSAEVVGVELRAAAAAALEIS, translated from the coding sequence GTGAGCACGGAGCGTGTGAAGGGAGGCGAGGTCATGGGCACGACCGATGAGAGCGCGGCGCAGACGGGTTCGACCGGCCTGCCGAAGGCGCCCACCCGGGCAGAGGCGAAGGCGGCGCGACGCGAGCAGCTGCTGGCCGTGGCCAAGACGCTCTACGCCCGCCACGGCTTCCACGGGGTGAGGCTCGATGACTTGGGCAAGGGGGCCGGGATCTCGGCCCCGGCCGTCTACCGGCATTTCTCGTCGAAGGAGGCCGTGCTCGAGGAGCTCCTCGTCGGCATCTCGGAATACCTGCAGTCGGGTGGGGAGAGGATCGTCGCCGAGGCGGCCGCCCCCGATTCCGCGGAAGCAGCTGAGACGCTGCGCCGCCTCATCGACTTCCATGTCGGGTTCGCGATGAGCGAGCCCGAGCTCATCCGGATCCAGGACCGCGACCTCGCGGCTCTGCCGGAGGAGTCTCGCCGGACGGTGCGCCGCCTGCAGCGTGCTTATGTCAGCCGCTGGGCCGAGGTCGTCCGGGCAGCACACCCGGGCTGGACGCTTGAGACGTCGACGGTCCGGGTCCACGCGGTGTTCGGGATGATGAATTCGACCCCGCACCAGGCCCGGCGCTCCAGCGCCGAGGTGGTCGGGGTCGAACTGCGTGCAGCAGCGGCGGCCGCACTGGAGATCAGCTGA
- a CDS encoding carboxyl transferase domain-containing protein, with protein MRAVGTAVSPAAGQVNADAHAELIAELRERVRTTARGGSEKSRQRHIDRGKLLPRDRVEHLLDPGTPFLELSPLAANGMYDDASPGAGIITGIGRVAGRECVIVANDATVKGGTYYPVTVKKHLRAQEVAKDNNLPCIYLVDSGGANLPNQDDVFPDREHFGRIFYNQATLSAAGIPQLAAVLGSCTAGGAYVPAMADESIIVSEQGTIFLGGPPLVKAATGEEVTAEELGGGALHSRVSGVTDHLAANDPHALEIMRDIVSTLGPKAQPNWDVTEPREPAHSPEELTSVVPVDSRTPYDVHEVIARLVDGSEFHEFKAEYGTSLVTGFAHLDGHPVGIVANNGILFGESAQKGAHFIELCDQRSVPLIFLQNISGFMVGRDYEAGGIAKHGAKMVNAVATARVPKFTVVIGGSFGAGNYSMCGRAYSPRFLWMWPNARISVMGGEQAASVLSTVKRDQIEGRGEEWSAEDEDTFKQPIRDQYEAQGNPYYSTARLWDDGIIEPGDTRQVLALALELARFGPMERPLNASGYGVFRM; from the coding sequence ATGAGAGCAGTGGGAACTGCGGTCAGTCCGGCAGCGGGGCAGGTCAATGCCGACGCCCACGCCGAACTCATCGCTGAACTCCGTGAGCGCGTCCGGACCACCGCCCGAGGCGGATCGGAGAAATCCCGGCAGCGTCACATCGATCGAGGCAAACTGCTGCCGCGCGACCGCGTCGAGCACCTGCTCGACCCCGGCACACCTTTCCTCGAGCTCTCGCCGCTAGCCGCGAACGGCATGTACGACGATGCGAGCCCGGGCGCGGGAATCATCACCGGCATCGGTCGAGTGGCAGGTCGCGAATGCGTGATCGTCGCCAACGACGCCACCGTCAAGGGCGGCACCTACTACCCGGTGACGGTGAAGAAGCACCTGCGGGCTCAGGAAGTCGCCAAGGACAACAACCTGCCCTGCATCTACCTCGTCGACTCGGGCGGTGCGAACCTGCCGAACCAGGACGACGTGTTCCCCGACCGCGAGCACTTCGGCCGCATCTTCTACAACCAGGCGACGCTCTCGGCCGCGGGCATCCCGCAGCTGGCCGCCGTCCTGGGATCCTGCACCGCAGGCGGTGCCTACGTGCCCGCCATGGCCGATGAATCGATCATCGTCTCCGAACAGGGCACGATCTTCCTCGGCGGCCCACCCCTGGTCAAGGCCGCCACAGGCGAGGAAGTCACTGCCGAAGAACTCGGCGGAGGAGCCCTGCACTCCCGTGTCTCGGGTGTGACCGACCATCTCGCGGCCAATGACCCTCACGCCCTGGAGATCATGCGCGACATCGTCTCGACGCTCGGCCCCAAAGCGCAGCCGAACTGGGACGTCACCGAACCGCGCGAGCCTGCTCACTCTCCTGAAGAACTGACCTCGGTCGTGCCTGTCGATTCGCGCACACCGTACGACGTTCACGAAGTCATCGCCCGCCTCGTCGACGGCTCCGAGTTCCACGAGTTCAAGGCCGAATACGGCACGAGCCTCGTCACCGGCTTCGCCCATCTCGACGGCCACCCGGTGGGTATCGTCGCGAACAACGGCATCCTCTTCGGCGAATCCGCACAGAAGGGCGCCCACTTCATCGAACTCTGCGATCAGCGCAGCGTGCCGCTGATCTTCCTGCAGAACATCTCCGGCTTCATGGTCGGCCGCGACTACGAAGCCGGCGGCATCGCCAAGCACGGAGCGAAGATGGTCAACGCCGTCGCCACAGCCCGCGTCCCGAAGTTCACCGTCGTCATCGGCGGCTCCTTCGGCGCCGGCAACTACTCGATGTGCGGCCGCGCCTACTCTCCGCGCTTCCTGTGGATGTGGCCCAACGCCCGCATCTCCGTGATGGGCGGCGAGCAGGCCGCCAGCGTGCTCTCCACTGTCAAGCGCGACCAGATCGAAGGCCGCGGAGAAGAGTGGAGCGCCGAGGATGAAGACACCTTCAAGCAGCCCATCCGCGACCAGTACGAAGCCCAAGGCAATCCGTACTACTCGACGGCACGCCTGTGGGACGACGGCATCATCGAACCCGGTGACACCCGTCAGGTCCTGGCGCTGGCCCTCGAACTCGCCCGCTTCGGACCGATGGAACGCCCGCTGAACGCCAGCGGCTACGGCGTCTTCAGAATGTGA
- a CDS encoding acetyl/propionyl/methylcrotonyl-CoA carboxylase subunit alpha: MFTTVLIANRGEIALRVIRTCRRLGIRTVAVYSDADAHAAHVKAADTAVHLGPAAASESYLRIDKVIAAAQATGAQAIHPGYGFLSENAEFSAACESAGIVFLGPGAEAIRTMGDKITAKQAVSSRGVPLVPGTKDAAMSDEALIAASSDIGFPVLIKPSAGGGGKGMHAVFEAEKLPEALKTARREAASSFGDDTLFLERLVATPRHIEVQIMADSHGNVIHLGERECSLQRRHQKVIEEAPSALLDEATRARIGQAACETAKSVGYVGAGTVEFIVGADRPDEFFFMEMNTRLQVEHPVTEEVTGVDLVELQLLVGTGAPLPLTQDDITMTGHSIEARIYAEDPSRGFLPTGGRALDVVFPAGEGIRVDAGLDAGQTIVSDYDPMIAKLIVRADDRAQAIARLDSALAAAAVPGIVTNIDFLRTLLALPEVVAGNLDTSLIDNLSEEQLAHTAGETHAQLAAAAVTVTGGAAGTSLTGPITATELSANRPAASAWAGPSAWRTSRPDFRPTLALATGGKTLEVDARAAAVEVDADGVWHVELDGIQHTGRIFSDARDRTIWVSSAEGIHVFSRPLADSSLTPGLEGAEVLAPMPGSVVDIKVETGDAVEQGDPIVVIEAMKMEHVLTAPAAGIVSVTAVEGAQVGLDEVLATVVDEDTAEEAGIGETAAE; the protein is encoded by the coding sequence ATGTTCACCACAGTCCTCATCGCCAACCGCGGCGAGATCGCCCTGCGCGTCATCCGCACCTGCCGCCGCCTGGGCATCCGCACCGTCGCCGTCTACTCGGACGCCGACGCCCACGCCGCCCACGTCAAGGCCGCCGACACCGCCGTCCACCTCGGCCCGGCCGCCGCCTCCGAGTCCTACCTGCGCATCGACAAGGTCATCGCCGCCGCTCAGGCCACCGGCGCGCAGGCCATCCATCCCGGCTACGGGTTCCTGTCCGAGAACGCCGAATTCTCCGCCGCCTGCGAATCCGCCGGAATCGTCTTCCTCGGTCCCGGCGCCGAGGCGATCCGGACCATGGGCGACAAGATCACCGCGAAGCAGGCCGTATCCTCCCGCGGCGTCCCGCTCGTGCCCGGCACGAAGGACGCCGCCATGAGCGACGAGGCCCTCATCGCCGCCTCGTCCGACATCGGCTTCCCCGTGCTCATCAAGCCCTCCGCCGGTGGCGGCGGCAAGGGCATGCACGCGGTGTTCGAGGCCGAGAAGCTGCCCGAGGCGCTGAAGACCGCTCGCCGTGAAGCTGCGAGCTCCTTCGGCGATGACACCCTGTTCCTCGAACGCCTCGTCGCCACCCCACGCCACATCGAAGTCCAGATCATGGCCGATTCGCACGGCAACGTCATCCACCTCGGCGAACGCGAATGCTCCCTGCAGCGCCGCCACCAGAAGGTCATCGAGGAGGCGCCGTCGGCACTGCTCGACGAAGCGACCCGCGCCCGGATCGGCCAGGCCGCCTGCGAGACCGCGAAGTCCGTCGGCTACGTCGGCGCCGGCACCGTCGAATTCATCGTCGGAGCCGACCGACCCGACGAGTTCTTCTTCATGGAGATGAACACCCGACTCCAGGTCGAGCACCCCGTCACCGAGGAGGTCACCGGAGTCGACCTCGTCGAACTCCAGCTGCTCGTCGGCACCGGGGCACCGCTGCCGCTGACCCAGGACGACATCACGATGACCGGGCACTCGATCGAGGCCCGCATCTACGCCGAGGATCCCTCGCGAGGATTCCTGCCCACCGGTGGTCGCGCCCTCGACGTCGTCTTCCCCGCAGGGGAGGGCATCCGCGTCGACGCCGGACTCGACGCCGGGCAGACCATCGTCTCGGACTACGACCCGATGATCGCCAAGCTCATCGTCCGCGCCGACGACCGCGCTCAGGCCATCGCCCGCCTCGATTCCGCGCTCGCCGCCGCGGCGGTGCCGGGGATCGTGACGAACATCGACTTCCTGCGCACGCTGCTCGCCCTGCCCGAGGTGGTCGCCGGTAACCTCGACACCTCACTCATCGACAACCTCAGCGAGGAGCAGCTGGCGCACACCGCCGGTGAGACCCACGCGCAGCTGGCGGCAGCCGCCGTCACCGTCACCGGGGGAGCGGCCGGAACGAGTCTCACCGGGCCGATCACGGCAACTGAGCTCTCAGCGAACCGGCCGGCCGCCTCAGCGTGGGCAGGTCCGAGTGCCTGGCGGACCTCACGGCCGGACTTCCGTCCCACGCTCGCCCTGGCGACCGGGGGCAAGACGCTTGAAGTCGACGCCCGCGCAGCGGCCGTCGAGGTCGACGCCGACGGTGTCTGGCACGTCGAACTCGACGGCATCCAGCACACCGGACGGATCTTCTCCGATGCCCGCGACCGCACCATCTGGGTGAGCAGCGCCGAAGGGATCCACGTCTTCAGCCGACCGCTGGCAGACTCGTCGCTGACTCCGGGACTCGAAGGCGCAGAGGTGCTCGCCCCGATGCCCGGCTCCGTCGTCGATATCAAGGTCGAGACCGGGGACGCAGTGGAACAGGGAGATCCGATCGTCGTCATCGAGGCGATGAAGATGGAGCACGTGCTCACGGCACCCGCCGCAGGCATCGTCTCCGTCACCGCCGTCGAAGGCGCCCAGGTCGGACTCGACGAAGTGCTGGCCACCGTCGTCGACGAGGACACCGCAGAAGAGGCAGGCATCGGCGAAACCGCCGCCGAATGA
- a CDS encoding acyl-CoA dehydrogenase family protein, with amino-acid sequence METFVPGMLPEEYEDLRAGVAKFADEEVAPVSAELDAKHEFPYDLVAKMGQMGLFGLPFDEEYGGMGGDYFALCLAIEELGRVNQSLAITLEAGVSLGAMPIYRFGTEEQKKEWLPKLTDASGLAAFGLTEPEAGSDAGGTRTKATLEGGTWTINGSKCFITNSGTDITRLVTATAVTGTRTSKSGREVPEISTIMIPTGTPGFTAEPAYDKVGWNSSDTHPLTFDNVQVPEENLLGERGRGYANFLRILDEGRIAVGALSVGAAQGCVDESVKYAKERQAFGKPIADFQGISFKIARMEARVVAARSAYYLAASRMLAGLPFKKEAAIAKMIAGEAAMDNARDATQIHGGYGFMNEYLVARHYRDSKILEVGEGTTEVQLMLIARELGL; translated from the coding sequence ATGGAAACCTTTGTTCCGGGCATGCTGCCCGAAGAATACGAAGACCTGCGGGCCGGCGTCGCGAAGTTCGCCGACGAAGAGGTCGCACCCGTCTCGGCCGAACTCGACGCCAAGCACGAGTTCCCCTACGACCTCGTCGCGAAGATGGGGCAGATGGGCCTGTTCGGTCTGCCCTTCGACGAAGAGTACGGCGGAATGGGCGGGGACTACTTCGCCCTGTGCCTGGCCATCGAGGAACTCGGCCGGGTCAACCAGTCCCTGGCCATCACCCTCGAAGCCGGTGTCTCGCTCGGCGCGATGCCGATCTACCGCTTCGGCACCGAGGAGCAGAAGAAGGAATGGCTGCCCAAGCTCACCGACGCCTCGGGCCTGGCCGCCTTCGGTCTGACCGAACCCGAAGCCGGATCCGATGCCGGCGGCACCCGGACCAAGGCCACGTTGGAGGGCGGCACCTGGACCATCAATGGCAGCAAGTGCTTCATCACGAACTCCGGCACCGACATCACCCGCCTCGTCACCGCCACCGCCGTGACCGGGACCCGGACGTCGAAGTCGGGACGCGAAGTCCCGGAGATCTCGACGATCATGATCCCCACCGGCACACCGGGCTTCACCGCCGAACCGGCCTATGACAAGGTCGGCTGGAACTCCTCGGACACGCACCCGCTGACCTTCGACAATGTGCAGGTGCCCGAAGAGAACCTGCTCGGCGAACGCGGACGCGGCTACGCGAACTTCCTGCGCATCCTCGACGAAGGCCGCATCGCCGTGGGCGCACTGTCCGTCGGCGCCGCACAGGGATGCGTCGACGAATCCGTGAAGTATGCGAAGGAACGCCAGGCCTTCGGCAAGCCGATCGCCGACTTCCAGGGCATCTCCTTCAAGATCGCCCGCATGGAGGCCCGCGTCGTCGCCGCCCGTTCGGCCTACTACCTCGCGGCCTCCCGGATGCTCGCCGGCCTGCCGTTCAAGAAGGAAGCGGCCATCGCGAAGATGATCGCCGGCGAGGCGGCCATGGACAACGCCCGCGACGCCACACAGATCCACGGCGGCTACGGCTTCATGAACGAATACCTCGTGGCCCGGCACTACCGCGACTCGAAGATCCTCGAGGTCGGCGAAGGCACCACCGAGGTCCAGCTCATGCTCATCGCCCGCGAACTCGGACTCTGA
- the cls gene encoding cardiolipin synthase, translated as MLPDLNFGLGTLPTVLSVSWIVLEYIAKIIAIGVVPENRRPSSSSAWLLLILFVPIVGIPLFLMLGSPYINQRRARIQAEANELMHEGADDLPDVPPSLVAPREFVSVAQLGRALTALPMVTGDSHGVISDYEASIARMAELVGGAREYVHVEIYIMAWDQTTDVFFAALERASARGVQVKVLFDHLGSRKYPGFHRLGKRLSAVGIDWHLMLPFIPWRGKARRIDLRNHRKLIVVDGKRAMMGSQNMIDSTYLQKKNERIGRHWHDIMVELSGPIVAGLEAVFATDWYTECGESLGIRPYEGDEVEPTVGGATSAMQLIPSGPGFTTEPNLKVFTSMMYLAQERLAIVSPYFVPDESLLAAVGTAARRGVAVELYVSEQADQYMVDRAQSSYYRSLLEAGVRIFLFPKPAVLHTKCFIVDDIYAVMGSSNMDMRSFGLNYEISLLATGGDLVDDIIDVVADYKDTSRELTLEEWEKRPWSRRYMESAMRLTSALQ; from the coding sequence ATGCTGCCGGATCTCAATTTCGGCCTGGGCACGTTGCCCACCGTGCTGTCCGTGAGCTGGATCGTGCTCGAATACATCGCAAAGATCATTGCGATCGGCGTGGTGCCCGAGAACCGTCGGCCCTCCTCGTCATCGGCGTGGCTGCTGCTCATTCTGTTCGTGCCGATCGTCGGCATTCCGCTCTTCCTCATGCTCGGCAGCCCGTACATCAATCAGCGTCGAGCACGCATTCAGGCCGAGGCGAACGAACTCATGCACGAGGGAGCCGATGACCTACCCGACGTGCCGCCGTCGCTCGTCGCCCCCAGGGAATTCGTCTCGGTGGCTCAGCTCGGGCGGGCGCTCACGGCGCTGCCGATGGTCACCGGCGACAGCCACGGGGTGATCTCGGACTACGAAGCCTCAATCGCGCGCATGGCCGAGCTCGTCGGCGGCGCGCGAGAGTACGTCCACGTCGAGATCTACATCATGGCCTGGGACCAGACGACCGATGTCTTCTTCGCGGCCCTCGAGCGGGCGAGTGCGCGCGGAGTCCAGGTCAAGGTGCTCTTCGACCACCTCGGGTCACGGAAGTACCCGGGATTCCACCGTCTGGGCAAGCGCCTGTCCGCGGTCGGCATCGACTGGCATCTCATGCTTCCGTTCATTCCGTGGCGGGGCAAGGCCCGGCGCATCGACCTGCGCAATCACCGCAAGCTCATCGTCGTCGACGGCAAGCGCGCGATGATGGGCTCGCAGAACATGATCGACTCGACCTACCTGCAGAAGAAGAACGAGCGCATCGGCCGCCACTGGCACGACATCATGGTCGAGCTCTCCGGCCCCATCGTCGCCGGTCTCGAAGCCGTCTTCGCCACCGACTGGTACACCGAATGCGGGGAATCGCTGGGCATCAGACCCTATGAAGGGGACGAGGTCGAACCGACGGTGGGCGGGGCGACGAGCGCTATGCAGCTCATCCCATCGGGTCCCGGCTTCACCACCGAACCGAACCTCAAGGTGTTCACCTCGATGATGTACCTCGCGCAGGAGCGCCTGGCCATCGTCAGCCCCTACTTCGTTCCGGATGAGTCGCTGCTGGCCGCGGTCGGCACCGCTGCCAGACGCGGTGTCGCTGTCGAACTCTACGTCAGCGAACAGGCCGACCAGTACATGGTCGACAGGGCACAATCGTCCTACTATCGGTCGCTGCTCGAGGCCGGAGTGCGGATCTTCCTGTTCCCGAAACCCGCTGTGCTGCACACGAAGTGCTTCATCGTCGACGACATCTACGCGGTGATGGGCTCGTCGAACATGGACATGCGCTCCTTCGGCCTCAACTACGAGATCAGCCTGCTGGCCACCGGCGGCGACCTGGTCGACGACATCATCGACGTCGTCGCGGACTACAAGGACACCAGCCGGGAGCTGACCTTGGAGGAATGGGAGAAGCGGCCGTGGAGTCGCCGGTACATGGAATCCGCCATGAGGCTGACCTCCGCGCTGCAGTGA